From Actinomyces slackii, a single genomic window includes:
- a CDS encoding Fic/DOC family protein, protein MPSSTQRQRWLAYLYPDTVVTHPDGTIDGTLRNLLDEHDDNRLTAAEYTLTFNRATELAHNPDLIAPTLDDAEVRAVHHHLFQDIYPWAGQYRTVNMGKEASLFATAPDGITRALAAMTRHNIRVPWARLDRDDTITCTAWTIALLNYAHPFREGNGRTTKAFIDRILIPTRYQVNWASIDPDTWNRASQDAMPQPGTTRPRPQVLAVVLTHALQHRPTTVADAALERARHIYQMLQPPSQATTQTPSSTSQSTPPPAPEPHQTRYQRPRL, encoded by the coding sequence GTGCCGTCTAGCACCCAGCGCCAGCGCTGGCTCGCCTACCTCTACCCCGACACCGTCGTCACCCACCCCGACGGCACCATCGACGGCACCCTGCGCAACCTCCTTGACGAGCACGACGACAACCGCCTGACCGCAGCCGAGTACACCCTGACCTTCAACCGGGCCACCGAGCTCGCCCACAACCCCGACCTCATCGCCCCAACCCTCGACGACGCCGAGGTCCGCGCCGTCCACCACCACCTCTTCCAGGACATCTACCCCTGGGCCGGCCAGTACCGCACCGTCAACATGGGCAAGGAGGCCTCACTGTTCGCCACCGCCCCCGACGGCATCACCCGGGCCCTGGCCGCCATGACCCGCCATAACATCCGCGTCCCCTGGGCCCGCCTCGACCGCGACGACACCATCACCTGCACCGCCTGGACCATCGCCCTACTCAACTACGCCCACCCCTTCCGGGAGGGCAACGGCCGTACTACCAAGGCCTTCATCGACCGCATCCTGATCCCCACCCGCTATCAGGTCAACTGGGCCTCCATCGACCCCGACACCTGGAACCGGGCCAGCCAGGACGCCATGCCCCAACCCGGCACCACCAGGCCCCGACCACAGGTCCTGGCTGTAGTTCTCACCCACGCCCTCCAGCACCGCCCCACCACCGTCGCCGACGCGGCCCTGGAACGTGCCCGGCACATCTACCAGATGCTCCAACCCCCATCCCAGGCCACCACCCAGACACCCAGCAGCACCAGCCAGTCGACGCCTCCACCAGCCCCCGAACCGCACCAGACCCGCTACCAGAGGCCCAGGCTCTAG
- a CDS encoding IS3 family transposase → MSHKYALINREEGNYPIVSMCRWSKVSRSGYYSWRDRPQSATSMRREELTALIKAEFEASDGTYGYRRITARLGRRGVVAHHDTVRSIMRERGLVAAQPRRRTRTTTPAADLKEWPDLVERDFTATAPGTKWVGDITYIRTWVGFVYLATVLDCATKKVVGYAMADHMRTELVCQAIDMAVRNCPPVTGTTIFHSDRGSQYTCQKFAEHLGAYGIRLSVGRTGVCWDNAWAESFNATLKNERVHRMVYPTRGKAMNDIASWIELVYNHTRLHSSLGYRTPNEVERELLDHKKAA, encoded by the coding sequence GTGAGTCACAAGTATGCGCTCATCAATCGCGAGGAAGGCAACTACCCGATCGTCTCGATGTGCCGGTGGTCGAAGGTCTCCCGTTCGGGCTACTACTCCTGGCGGGACCGGCCACAATCGGCGACCTCAATGAGAAGGGAAGAGCTGACGGCCCTGATCAAGGCCGAGTTCGAGGCCTCGGACGGCACCTACGGGTACCGCAGGATTACCGCCCGTCTGGGGCGCAGAGGCGTGGTGGCGCACCATGACACCGTGCGCTCCATCATGCGCGAGCGCGGCCTGGTGGCCGCTCAGCCTCGCCGAAGGACTCGCACCACCACCCCGGCGGCCGACCTGAAGGAGTGGCCAGACCTGGTGGAGCGCGACTTCACCGCCACGGCGCCAGGAACCAAGTGGGTCGGGGACATCACCTATATCCGCACCTGGGTGGGATTCGTCTACCTGGCCACCGTCCTGGACTGCGCCACGAAGAAGGTCGTGGGCTATGCGATGGCTGATCACATGCGCACTGAGCTTGTCTGCCAGGCTATTGATATGGCGGTGCGCAACTGCCCGCCGGTGACAGGAACGACGATCTTTCACTCCGACCGGGGGTCGCAGTACACCTGTCAGAAATTCGCTGAGCACCTGGGCGCCTATGGTATTCGCTTGTCGGTGGGCAGGACCGGGGTGTGCTGGGACAATGCGTGGGCGGAGTCCTTCAATGCCACGCTCAAGAATGAGAGGGTGCACCGGATGGTGTATCCCACACGGGGCAAGGCCATGAATGATATTGCCTCATGGATCGAGCTGGTCTACAATCACACCCGGCTGCATTCTTCTCTGGGATATCGCACTCCTAACGAGGTGGAGCGCGAGCTCCTGGACCACAAGAAGGCAGCCTGA
- a CDS encoding transposase has protein sequence MSRAKYSDEFKEQVVREVIEKERSIASVAASYELVPQTVGNWVAKHRKEHGSAEEREAVAEAEEVARLRKQVRELQQENEFLKKAAAFFAKEQR, from the coding sequence ATGTCAAGGGCAAAGTACTCTGATGAGTTCAAGGAACAAGTGGTGCGCGAGGTGATCGAGAAGGAACGGTCGATCGCGTCGGTGGCCGCTTCCTACGAGTTGGTGCCCCAGACGGTGGGCAACTGGGTCGCGAAGCACAGGAAGGAGCACGGCAGCGCTGAGGAAAGAGAAGCGGTTGCCGAAGCCGAGGAGGTAGCCCGCCTGAGGAAACAGGTCCGCGAGCTGCAGCAGGAGAACGAGTTCCTGAAAAAAGCGGCGGCCTTCTTCGCGAAGGAACAGCGGTGA
- the nhaA gene encoding Na+/H+ antiporter NhaA has protein sequence MSPHEIVNDHLRRRRRRRMVLHNETYAAVALALTTVIALVWANVGHSYHDFWETPASLNVGPLSLELTLHGWVDEGLMAIFFFMVGLDVRRDLTLGDLHLPGRALLPAATAVGGLVVPVGLFLLVTGSGPGAQAWGTVISTDTAFALGMLALIGPKRAPRLRLFLLAFAVIDDIGALLVIAVFYTDSLNLVALAFAGAGLVGVWCLQRAGVWRILPYLALGIVTWYAVYLSGVHATIAGVLIALLMPVYNLRSRDLEGANEIFRLFRQAPAPGTAMAVREALAYSMPLNQRLSFALPPYVNYLVVPLFALANAGVELNGAALATAVSSPLTWGVIVGLVLGKFIGAILGAGIVMRLVPSSHLPGLDLPRVAGIGALSGMGFTISLLVAGLALSDEALRDQARIGVLSASLLALALAAVIFRIGDRLWPLPPPEDESLRRPIDDHTDHIVGDVNAPVTLINYADMTFEGRWRLMEALKGMRPMIEDGRVRVVLRHMAYTPEAINAALALEAAYLQDKIWPMHDALAELRGDVDDHTISQAAESVGLDVDSLWSRITSGADEAKVTDDGLDVEGLQEDGSPVVYINGRRLHGLLHRWTLTEAANEALAEVKS, from the coding sequence ATGAGCCCGCACGAGATCGTCAATGACCACCTGCGCAGGCGCCGTCGTCGCCGCATGGTCCTGCACAACGAGACCTATGCCGCCGTCGCGCTCGCCCTGACCACCGTCATCGCCCTGGTGTGGGCGAATGTCGGGCACAGCTACCACGACTTCTGGGAGACCCCGGCCTCGCTGAACGTGGGGCCCCTGAGCCTGGAGCTGACCCTGCACGGCTGGGTCGACGAGGGCCTCATGGCGATCTTCTTCTTCATGGTGGGGCTCGATGTGCGTCGAGACCTCACACTGGGCGATCTGCATCTTCCCGGGCGAGCGCTGCTCCCCGCGGCTACCGCCGTCGGCGGGCTGGTGGTGCCCGTGGGCCTCTTCCTGCTCGTGACCGGCTCCGGCCCCGGGGCCCAGGCCTGGGGAACCGTCATCTCAACCGATACGGCCTTCGCCCTGGGCATGCTGGCGCTGATCGGCCCCAAGCGCGCTCCTCGCCTGCGGCTCTTCCTCCTGGCCTTCGCCGTCATCGACGATATTGGGGCGCTGCTGGTCATCGCCGTGTTCTACACCGACTCCCTCAACCTGGTCGCCCTGGCCTTCGCGGGAGCCGGACTGGTGGGCGTGTGGTGCCTCCAGCGCGCCGGGGTATGGCGGATCCTGCCCTATCTGGCCCTGGGGATCGTCACCTGGTACGCCGTCTACCTCTCCGGGGTCCACGCCACCATCGCCGGGGTGCTCATCGCCCTGCTCATGCCGGTCTACAACCTGCGCAGCCGCGACCTGGAGGGGGCCAACGAGATCTTCCGCCTCTTCCGCCAGGCACCCGCCCCCGGCACCGCCATGGCGGTGCGCGAGGCCCTGGCCTACTCCATGCCCCTCAACCAGCGCCTGTCATTCGCCTTGCCCCCGTATGTCAACTACCTGGTGGTGCCACTGTTCGCCCTGGCCAATGCCGGCGTGGAGCTCAACGGCGCGGCTCTGGCCACGGCCGTGTCCTCGCCCCTGACCTGGGGGGTCATCGTGGGCCTGGTCCTGGGCAAGTTCATCGGCGCCATACTGGGTGCCGGCATCGTCATGCGCCTGGTCCCCTCCTCCCACCTGCCCGGTCTGGACCTGCCCCGCGTGGCGGGGATCGGCGCCCTGTCCGGGATGGGCTTCACCATCTCCCTGCTGGTGGCGGGCCTGGCCCTGAGTGACGAGGCCCTGCGCGACCAGGCCCGGATCGGAGTGCTCAGCGCCTCCCTGCTGGCACTGGCGCTGGCGGCCGTCATCTTCAGGATCGGCGACCGGCTGTGGCCCCTTCCGCCCCCCGAGGACGAGTCCCTGCGCCGGCCCATCGATGACCACACCGACCACATCGTCGGCGATGTCAATGCGCCGGTGACCCTCATCAACTACGCGGATATGACCTTCGAGGGCCGCTGGCGACTCATGGAGGCCCTCAAGGGGATGCGCCCCATGATCGAGGACGGCCGGGTGCGCGTGGTGCTCCGCCACATGGCCTACACCCCGGAGGCCATCAATGCTGCCCTGGCCCTGGAGGCCGCCTATCTGCAGGACAAGATCTGGCCCATGCACGATGCCCTGGCCGAGTTGCGCGGCGACGTCGACGACCACACGATCTCCCAGGCCGCGGAGTCCGTGGGGCTCGACGTCGACTCCCTGTGGTCGCGCATCACCAGCGGCGCTGACGAGGCCAAGGTGACCGACGACGGCCTGGATGTCGAGGGCCTTCAGGAGGACGGCAGCCCCGTGGTCTACATCAACGGGCGCCGGCTGCACGGCCTGCTCCATCGGTGGACGCTCACCGAGGCCGCCAACGAGGCGCTGGCGGAGGTGAAGAGCTGA
- a CDS encoding integrase catalytic domain-containing protein, whose protein sequence is MGSELSMGARAEITRKYATAYARASKGDKGRMLDEVCAVTGWSRDNARRRLTQAAKRPGGAKKEAPRPRGRKYSYDALKVLQKVWAASGGQCGKYLAASMPLLLDLLQSHGELDDEPRYTPQVRAELEAMSAATIDRYLAPVRAKDPVRGISTTKAGPLLRNSITIRKAGDEIEAAPGFFEVDTVAHCGPVLKGEFARTLNMTDVLTGWVFTRTMRNNAEKHIIAALDAAIDAVPFPLLGMDFDNGSEFINHGVVAWAGNLGIYFTRARPYRKNDQATIESKNNHLVRRYGFYYRYDTDTERATLNRLWSLVDDRLNFLTPTRKPVGWGTDKAGRRKRLYDAPATPLERLLSTDALTGQHKDELIAYRDSLNPAKIARRIHDLQASLIMQAKTKTDELYAAQIPSALPDVHHSIRVKKASRHPTRFAGIPT, encoded by the coding sequence ATGGGAAGCGAGTTGTCGATGGGGGCTAGGGCTGAGATCACCAGGAAGTACGCCACGGCGTATGCCAGGGCGTCCAAGGGCGATAAGGGGCGGATGCTCGACGAGGTGTGCGCGGTGACTGGCTGGAGCCGGGACAACGCGCGCAGGCGCCTGACCCAGGCCGCCAAGCGCCCTGGCGGGGCCAAGAAGGAGGCGCCCAGGCCCAGGGGCCGCAAGTACTCCTATGACGCCCTGAAGGTCCTGCAAAAGGTGTGGGCGGCCAGTGGCGGGCAGTGCGGCAAGTACCTGGCGGCGTCCATGCCGCTGCTGCTCGACCTGCTCCAGTCCCACGGGGAGCTGGATGACGAGCCCCGATACACGCCCCAGGTGCGGGCAGAGCTGGAGGCCATGAGTGCGGCGACCATCGACCGGTACCTGGCCCCAGTACGCGCCAAGGACCCCGTCCGGGGGATCAGCACCACCAAGGCCGGGCCGCTGCTGCGCAACTCGATCACCATCCGCAAGGCCGGTGACGAGATCGAGGCCGCCCCGGGGTTCTTCGAGGTCGACACCGTCGCCCACTGCGGCCCGGTCCTCAAGGGCGAGTTCGCCCGGACCCTGAACATGACCGACGTGCTCACCGGGTGGGTGTTCACCCGCACGATGCGCAACAACGCGGAGAAGCACATCATTGCCGCCCTGGACGCAGCCATCGACGCCGTCCCGTTCCCGCTGCTGGGCATGGACTTCGACAACGGCAGCGAGTTCATCAACCACGGGGTCGTGGCATGGGCCGGCAACCTGGGCATCTACTTCACCAGGGCCCGGCCCTACCGCAAGAACGACCAGGCGACCATCGAGTCCAAGAACAACCATCTCGTGCGCCGCTACGGCTTCTACTACCGGTACGACACCGACACCGAGCGCGCCACCCTGAACCGCCTGTGGTCCCTGGTCGACGACCGCCTCAACTTCCTGACACCCACCCGCAAGCCCGTCGGGTGGGGCACCGACAAGGCCGGGCGGCGCAAGCGCCTCTACGACGCCCCCGCCACCCCGCTGGAGCGGCTCCTGTCCACTGATGCCCTGACCGGCCAGCACAAGGATGAGCTGATCGCCTACCGCGACAGCCTCAACCCCGCCAAGATCGCCAGGCGCATCCACGACCTTCAGGCCTCCCTGATCATGCAGGCCAAGACCAAGACCGACGAGCTCTACGCCGCCCAGATCCCCAGCGCCCTGCCCGACGTCCACCACAGCATCCGCGTCAAGAAAGCCTCCCGACACCCCACCCGTTTTGCGGGCATTCCTACATGA
- a CDS encoding antitoxin VbhA family protein, whose translation MSTSQHAPFTPDLWWPDLFATLTPADKDIFIQSLAANWHEGWVPSREDVADLIAVHHGDLTPLQAARRSADRATILTTARAV comes from the coding sequence GTGAGTACCAGCCAGCACGCCCCCTTCACCCCCGACCTGTGGTGGCCCGACCTGTTCGCCACGCTCACCCCGGCTGACAAGGACATCTTCATCCAGAGCCTCGCCGCCAACTGGCACGAGGGATGGGTCCCCAGCCGCGAAGATGTCGCCGACCTCATCGCCGTCCACCACGGCGACCTCACACCCCTCCAGGCCGCCCGCAGATCAGCTGACAGAGCCACCATCCTCACCACCGCACGTGCCGTCTAG
- a CDS encoding NYN domain-containing protein gives MAVVIDYQNVHLTGASLFLPGRPYEEGLIDPYRFACQLALARNAKVDDAGRHASVERVEVFRGLPIPEDDPDAYRRNQAQKSQWERGHHGVVDVTLRPLKYTWEYRDGVKTPVRSSRREKGVDVLCALALVDLARSGHYDVVVLASRDTDLAPALDAAARIGRSKVEAAKWFDPASSWTMGRIRTEKRIRGASCQGAREIFSVPHVGMPAKRVGCREAFLTRMLWWTSGRALGIWAA, from the coding sequence ATGGCCGTCGTCATCGACTACCAGAACGTGCACCTCACCGGCGCGTCGCTCTTTCTCCCGGGCAGACCGTATGAGGAGGGCCTGATCGACCCCTACCGTTTCGCCTGCCAGTTGGCGCTTGCACGCAACGCCAAGGTGGACGATGCAGGCCGGCATGCGTCCGTGGAACGGGTTGAGGTCTTCCGAGGTCTTCCGATCCCAGAGGATGACCCCGATGCGTACCGACGCAACCAGGCTCAGAAGTCGCAGTGGGAGCGAGGACATCACGGTGTCGTCGATGTGACCCTACGGCCGCTGAAGTACACCTGGGAGTACCGCGACGGGGTCAAGACCCCGGTGCGCAGCTCCCGCCGGGAGAAGGGCGTCGATGTCCTGTGCGCGCTGGCCCTCGTCGACCTCGCGCGCTCGGGCCACTATGACGTCGTTGTTCTGGCCTCCCGTGACACCGACCTGGCTCCGGCGCTCGACGCCGCCGCACGCATCGGAAGGAGCAAGGTTGAGGCCGCCAAGTGGTTCGACCCCGCCTCGAGCTGGACCATGGGCAGGATCCGGACCGAGAAGAGGATCCGGGGTGCCTCATGTCAAGGTGCCCGCGAAATCTTCTCCGTGCCTCATGTAGGAATGCCCGCAAAACGGGTGGGGTGTCGGGAGGCTTTCTTGACGCGGATGCTGTGGTGGACGTCGGGCAGGGCGCTGGGGATCTGGGCGGCGTAG
- a CDS encoding NYN domain-containing protein yields the protein MDRVAVFFDYQNVSGWARRCFATSDGHIWPKATADLLVNRRLRPSMLVETLVYRGRPNPTRQSVSARANDRQTAEWEATGATVVRRNLQYPPQWPSVPASEKGIDVALAVDLVKYAIRGDIDAAIVFTSDKDILPAIEFVYQKTSCHIELACWSGGRRLRVGNTQIPWCQFLNEGDFLSVQDLTDYAGLN from the coding sequence ATGGATCGCGTCGCCGTTTTCTTCGACTACCAGAATGTCAGCGGCTGGGCGAGGCGCTGCTTCGCGACCAGCGACGGACACATCTGGCCCAAGGCCACAGCCGACCTCCTTGTCAACCGTCGCCTGCGTCCCAGCATGCTTGTCGAGACCCTCGTCTACCGCGGCCGCCCAAACCCGACGCGACAGTCAGTCTCCGCCCGGGCCAACGACCGCCAAACAGCCGAATGGGAGGCGACGGGAGCGACCGTGGTGCGACGCAACCTCCAGTACCCGCCCCAGTGGCCCAGCGTCCCCGCATCGGAGAAGGGGATCGACGTCGCTCTCGCCGTCGACCTGGTCAAATACGCTATCAGGGGCGACATCGACGCCGCGATCGTCTTCACCAGCGACAAGGACATCCTCCCAGCCATCGAGTTCGTCTACCAGAAGACCAGTTGCCACATCGAACTCGCCTGCTGGAGCGGAGGCCGTCGCCTTCGTGTCGGCAACACCCAGATCCCCTGGTGCCAGTTCCTCAACGAGGGCGATTTCCTCAGCGTCCAGGACCTGACTGACTATGCGGGACTCAACTGA